From the Anser cygnoides isolate HZ-2024a breed goose chromosome 24, Taihu_goose_T2T_genome, whole genome shotgun sequence genome, one window contains:
- the PEF1 gene encoding peflin, whose product MVVVMGMSMMMMMVVVMIGDGGGDGDVNDVSDDGGDDDGGGGDDGDGSGDDDDGDGGGGGGDPGPDVGELGGGPWAAAGPGRAPWDPGPADPRGLSPLWALLLPPPIAALSPRRPRPPRPHPERGRDLAGLIRAVQPMGGRGARDVRRRNRGGVSGGGGGGGGIMAAFPGQGCPGAGQAGPYTGGPYGGGPGAPYGQPYGQPPGGAAPPGCAPPGVEPEAFAWFQAVDADGSGHISVRELKQALLNSNWTAFDDETCLLMINTFDRSRSGRIDVYGFAALLRFIQQWRNLFQQFDRDRSGSISFSELQQAFSQMGYNLSPQFSQLLLSRYAPRSPDPSIQLDRFIHICMQLQSTTEAFREKDTALAGNVRLSYEDFLTMVVTRML is encoded by the exons atggtggtggtgatggggatgtcaatgatgatgatgatggtggtggtgatgattggggatggtggtggtgatggggaTGTCAATGATGTCAGTGATGATGGTGGTGACGACGATGGGGGTGGTGGTGACGATGGGGATGGTagtggtgatgatgatgatggtgatggtggtggtggtggtggtgatccTGGGCCTGAtgtgggggaactgggagggggaccctgggctgctgcaggcccTGGGAGGGCCCCGTGGGACCCCGGCCCGGCAGACCCCAGGGGTCTCTCTCCTCTGTGGGCCCTACTGCTCCCGCCACCCATCGCCGCTTTAAGCCCGaggaggccccgcccaccccgtCCACACCCAGAGCGGGGGCGGGACCTCGCGGGGCTCATCCGCGCGGTGCAACCAATGGGAGGGCGGGGCGCTCGTGACGTCAGGAGGCGGAACCGGGGCGGTGTcagcggcggcggtggcggcggtggcggcaTCATGGCGGCGTTTCCGGGACAG ggctgccccggtGCAGGACAGGCCGGGCCGTACACTGGCGGCCCCTACGGCGGCGGGCCCGGAGCCCCCTACGGGCAGCCGTACGGGCAGCCCCCCggcggggcagcccccccag GCTGCGCCCCGCCGGGCGTGGAGCCCGAGGCCTTCGCCTGGTTCCAGGCCGTGGACGCGGACGGCAGCGGCCACATCTCGGTGCGGGAGCTGAAGCAGGCGCTGCTCAACTCCAACTGGACGGCGTTCGACGACGAGACCTGCCTGCTGATGATCA acACGTTTGACAGGAGCCGCTCCGGGCGCATCGACGTGTACGGCTTCGCGGCCTTGCTGCGCTTCATCCAGCAGTGGAGGAACCTCTTCCAGCAGTTCGACCGGGACCGCTCGGGCTCCATCAGCTTCAGCGAGCTGCAGCAAG CCTTCTCCCAGATGGGCTACAACCTGAGCCCCCAGttcagccagctgctgctgtcccgCTACGCCCCGAGGTCGCCCGACCCCAGCATCCAGCTCGACCGCTTCATCCACATCTGCATGCAGCTCCAGAGCACCACCGAGGCCTTCCGCGAGAAGGACACGGCGCTGGCGGGCAACGTGCGCCTCAGCTACGAGGACTTCCTCACCATGGTGGTCACCCGCATGTTGTGA